The following is a genomic window from Triplophysa dalaica isolate WHDGS20190420 chromosome 22, ASM1584641v1, whole genome shotgun sequence.
TTTACTGTATCAATAATTAAAGAATCAAAGAAGCGCCTTTGGTTTCAAACACTTGATTTGTATGCTATATATCTGACACTTTTACCTTGGCATTCTTCCACCAGTATTTATTCTTGAGCTTGGCAGCGCTGGTCTCAAACTGTGAGGCTCCAGCCTGCAGGGCATCAGCCCGATCATCCAGTTCGGACAGCTTCTGGTCTCTCTCCAGAACCTTGTCTACGTTCACACGCATAATGTCAACCACCTTAAAATAGATAGAGGTTCTTTAGTAAGTCAAAAGCGTACGCCGGTTCTTAAAATTGACAAATCGATATGTTTCTTGAATGGAGGCGAAGATGTCGAGATTTGCTGGAATGGGTTCACTCACCTCATCCACCTGAGCCTGTGTCTGCTGTAAGCGTCGATTGCTGGTGAGGTTGGGAGGCTGGTTACCTCCCTCTGGGTTAGGGGCACCGCCAGGGGCTGGGGCAGACCTAAGAAACAAACATACAAGCAATAATCAATATGCTTTATACAGGAAAGTATACAACAACCACCGTGACAGAAAGATACTTGCATATACAGATCTGTAACTTGGTAGTGTTTTGGCATTCGGGGTattattgctttaaaatgttggCTAGCTGTAGTATTAAAAGACACAATTGTACCATTTAATGTAGATTTTACTAAAATGGTTGCTGTTTTTTGGGGGACATGAACATGATTAGTCCGGATTAAATACtaacattttgcatttgttaATGCAAAGAAAAGGAAAACAGTAAATATCGATTGCGGTTTTCCTACTGGGTTTCAATGTCTCCATGCTAAGACAAGTCTTAACCACCAGAGGAAGACAAAACTCTGGAGGTCACCTCTGATACATCCCCCATCTAATCCCTGTCAGCCCTCCTCATGCAGGGCGTTTTCTCACTGAgataaaaaatatcacattttgaaatgaataaaagagGTGAATGAACTGAAAATCAAGATGAGCATATTTATGATGTTGTGTTACTTCCCTTTACTCCCGTTTACAAAAGTCTATATTCATACATTAAAGCTCGCCTGCTCTCATCTTTACTCAGAGGAAAAGCATCAATAGCGCTTTGATTTAGGTGATGactattaaattaaaagttctGGTGGTCGGACTCTCACATTCAGGGAAGTCAGAATCTTATCTGCACAAATCCATCTCTAAAATCcaataatacatttcataatTGCGATCCGATGAAAGAACCAGAAATTGTACTGATTAtatgtttatttcaaaaatatttgatcTATTCATATATCTACAAGCCTATAActaattatttataaaagtgaTGTGATGAAACAGATTTAAGGATGTACTGTCCAAATTGAGAGTGGTCAAAATCCAGTGTTCTTATCATTAAAGCTGTGATGGCTGCACATAATATAATACGCTGCAAGAATTCTCGTTTAAAACCTAAAATGCTTTATACGCACTGACTGAACCTACACAGAGTTAGTaaagagcaaacaaacacatgccCACACAGTATTGTGTCTTGACAGCTGCCTGGTTATGCAAGGCCATTTTTCATACTCTCCctgacaaataataaaacatatgtgTTAACATCTAAAATGTGAGTAAGAAACACAActtactgttattttacagtacaatTCAGGGAAGAATTTTCcatattgtttcttttgtttaatttttacatGTGACTGGTGAGGGTCATATGAATGATGGGGACAGCATCCCCACCCCCCACACAAGGCCTTCATTAGGCGCGTGCGTGTCTCTCTGACGTCACGATCAACACATATAGGCTGTCAGATCATATATGTGAAGGTTATCAGGTTAAACCTCACGTAAATGAAATAACGAAACTTGTTTTATGCTACAGGTAGGCGATAGATCCTTACACAGCGATATAAATCCACCATGAATCGCGCTGTAGGTCCAGTGATGTCGTTATTAAAGTACTGAGTAAGAAATGGTACATGATGCACATTATATTGAGAATGTGCATCGTTTCCATTAGTTGAACCGGTTAAACGAGCGCGTCTAGAAAAGCGCACAAAAGATGCAGCCACGGCCATTTTATTCCAGCAGACGAACACCTGCGCCCTTTGTACAACTCGTTTGCAATTAGCCAAACCAAATATACCAAACAGCTTTTGCTTTACTGTATCTTACAAGATCAGATCAAGATCGTTAGAACGTGAAAGAAAGGTTTCCTTGCCGTCCATGAGCACACGAGCGCCCGTTTACCAACCCCCACAACTCGCGTGAATCTCACATCTTGATACACAGTGTCGGTGAGCTCGATGACTCAGAAACTCTacgtgtttttcattttatatccaCAATGTCACTCGTGAAAATCGATGATGGGCCATGCGTGCAACAATGTGGGCCTTGTGCTAACTGAGATAAAAACTtggtgatttttatttaataaaaaacttaGATTAATATTCTCAACACGACGATGTGGGTGGATAGACGACTAGACTACAACAAATATCGCGAAATTTTTAATTCTAAAAGCGTGTCACCAATTCCTGCCAAACCAGTCCAATCCGGTGTTTAGGCGTGATTGTAGTCACTGTCACTTCATTCTTACGTTACACCAGAATAAAGCGAAAAGCATCTAACGTTAGGTTATAATTTAAATAGATCCGTGAGTATTTACTATGGCTGTGgtaaatgaaatgtttcaaaagtGGTAACGttacaataaattaataaatattggtCATTAGTAGGCTGTATTATTATCTAACGTTGGATAATAAGTAATATATGTGCACAAATGTTTAACGttatatacaataaatgtaaaaccaCAACCGCCGATACGGTATTATTTTGTTCgttgtatatattttgtactGTATTCTGATCTTCCGATGCAAAAGAGAGCAAACTTCCTTTACTAATCCAGAAAATAATCGCTTTTTAAAACCCGATAACTGATCTAGTTAAGGGAATGTGTTTACTTACATTTTGAACCGGTCTTTGCGTGCGTCTACAAGAAGCGTATAGATGAACGCGCTGTCTCAGGCGTTTCTCTCCCTCTCCGGGATAAAAGATGCACTCTCCAGGTTATTCCAGCGATACGGTATTCCCTGTAGTTTCTAAGGGTTTTTACGCTGTGATGTGCGCCTTAAATTCGTGCCGCGCCTCGCTATTATTTCCTTTATAATAAAGGCGCTCTACCGCTACTCGCTTCTGTCACTATGTACACATTAAAAATAGATGCTTGGATTAGATGAACAAAGATGACTCGTTGACGTCACTGGTCATCCGGGAAGCTGCAAGTGGTGACCATGAGAGGCAGGAGATGGAGGATGCTCATTGCTTGTTTGCAATTTTGTAAGGTAGAGTCGGACAGACTTTGGATATGTAACGTTGAGGGGCTCGTCGTCTACTGAACGACGTTAGGACATACATGTTTGGATTTCATTCGCTCCACATGCCTGTGGTTCGTTTATGTATAAATCACGATTGCTAAAACGTAAACAAAATGGCGGTGTGTGAAGAGGAGAAGGAGCAGCCTGCGTATGCACGATTGAGCCCAATCGTTTTGTTTAACGTTAGTTTACTTGTACGTCAATGTGAAGATCGAGCATTTTATAAATAGACATATCCAAATTTATGATGCAGTGTTATGGTATACGTAACTGTAGCTAGTGCCAAATTCggagtttaaaatgttttagatatttttgtcCTGTTTGAGTATCTTATGTTTTTGCCGATGTGACAATAAAAGCGAGTCCGTACTTTGAGAAAAATCAAAAGTGtttggcagcggtgggatttgaacccacgcctccgaagagactggagccttaatccagcgccttagaccgctcggccacgctacctgtTGTTTACATGTGAACGTACATcgtagataaatataaatatacagttagtattatatatttgtatagttAGCTATAGTTAGCAATGTACGTTATGCGTTATAGTTCAAGTCAGGGTCTGCATAAATGTGTGGTATTAACAGTTAATTTCACAATAAAGGCACACACTTCCGTTTTGTTTGTGCTCGTAAACACAATGGAGGACAGCCAAAGCCCCTCCCCGTTTATTATGTGGATCATTCCCTTCTTTCTGGAGTATatgttaaatcatttaattaaatgatttcACAAATGTAGGCAAGGTTTAAAAGATATGTATCCATCAATTTATATAACTGTTGTCGAAATTGTATTAAAAGTGTGTAAACTTAAACTACAAAAACGGTTTTCTCATCCACCAATAGAATcgcagaaaaaaaacagcatggtAATGTTGGACCCAACAAAACTAAATCGAATctgtaaaatgtacaaaaaaaaatgtaatttcccGGGCTCTTTTCATCAACCACGAATTAAATATAGCATAATTTACATCGACAAAACATGgtttgtaacttttttttattaagacaaCCATCGTTGGAAATACTTGTTCCGTTTACAAATGCATTTCGAGCCCGTTATTGCGTTGCATTAGTGAGGTACATCCTTACCTGTTACCTTAGAAATAAGGTTTCAGATTATGATGATTGGATTAAATGAATACGTGATTATGTTCCGTATTTGTTGAGGGCCGCAACCCCTTAACAATCCTTTCTGAGCCACCCTCACTGTATTATATACTAAGAAaagttaaataacattttttacatcTATAGCTATAGGTTTTAGTagtcattttaaacttaaaCTCATTCGATGAATAGTCCTCATATTACCCTAAACTCGACGACCttaatgaatattaaacacATTGCAAGTTAGTATTGAGTGAATAACATATATTAGTAAGTACCtctttacatatatatttataaatgggTGCCGAAATGGGCGGTTCTCATTGAAAATGTCGTGTTTAATTGCTAACTGTATTTACCCTTGTGAGAATTAAAATGCCATTATTGTAGACCTGCATAGTTATATATCTTTGTTTTGAATATCACAACATGTCATGGCACTGTATTTCACGGGATATATATTTAGCCATACAAACCGACCGTGCAGGCATGatgacgaggtggccgagtggttaaggcgatggactgctaatccattgtgctctgcacgcgtgggttcgaatcccatcctcgtcgacCCTTTTACGGCTTTGAAGTTAACGCGGTATTTTGTTAGGTGGAATTACAAGGGCAGTGGGTGAGTGTATTCCCTTTTGATTAGTATCATACGAAATTGTGAAGTAACAAGGGAACATATACGTATAAtcaaaaagtaatatttaagATCGTAGATTGTGGGCGCCGTGGCTTAGTTGGTTAAAGCgcctgtctagtaaacaggagatcctgggttcgaatcccagcggtgcctttTCAAAATTAGAAATTGTGTAAATTtgtaaaaggttttaaagttaaacaaaaacatatagaCCATCAAATATAAGCACGTAGTGTGATTCATTGAGCTAATAGCATTGAACGGTTTAGAGCGTACGTCTTTCTGAAAAGTGTGTATAAAGTAACGTTATATTTTTACCCTTTAAGAGTGTTAGTGATGTAGAGAGGTATCGAATTTAAAGAAACGTGCTCTATGGTTCATTCGTAGTCTACAAAAAGGGCTGTTAAGATTATTACTTAAAACAAAACCATAAGATTATTACTTAAGACAAAACCAAAAGATTATTACTGTAGACAAAACCGTAtttggcagcggtgggattcgaacccacgcctccagagagactggagcctaaatccagcgccttagaccgctcggccacgctaccacGAGCAAATATTAGGAATAGCACTAAGAAAACTAAGAAGGCTTTCTCTGTTTCTCTACAAATTGAGAGTTtcttttagatatttaaaatagAACATTTTGCTTGTGTTATATTGTTATGAATGgagtgtaaaaacattttgtgatcGTACAAGGCCCAATAGGATGACTAAATTAAAATAGAGAATCAACAAAATCAGATAAAATGATAGTAATCTCATTGTGCTTTATTTCCTGTGagcattttttatataactttatCTGAATAAGCAAATCAAAACCAGATTCCCTAATGCTGTTATTTAAccaataaatactttaaaacttAAGTAAGTGTGTTGTCCATCATTATACAAATAGGCCTATGCACCATTTTCGGCCACTCATTTAGTTATGGTAAAAATCATATAATTTAACTTAACTCTTAAATAGTGTTTGTCACATTACAATAAtgagaaaacatgtttgtgaaaatatgtattaataaaataaaccagtTGAAAATGATTCCCTACTCTTCTCTCCGGGCTGGAGCAGCATGACGTAAAGGATCATATACATCTTGATTGAAATCATAAGGATCATAAGTGGGAAATGGAACATTTAAGATGACCTTGTTTTCTGGTTCTTTTTCATTCCCTGGTGAATCAAGCATCTCTACTTGTCTAGGGGGGTGGTCGATCAGGCAGTCAGGATCCCAGTAGGGATCACAGTCGTACTCCATCCCTTTGATGATCGTTGGAGGGGGTGGTGGTGGAGTTGATTTTTTTGGAATGGGAGGTGGAGATTCCAAAATCTCTGAGGCTTGAACAGGTGGAGAATTCAC
Proteins encoded in this region:
- the vamp2 gene encoding vesicle-associated membrane protein 2 is translated as MSAPAPGGAPNPEGGNQPPNLTSNRRLQQTQAQVDEVVDIMRVNVDKVLERDQKLSELDDRADALQAGASQFETSAAKLKNKYWWKNAKMMIILGVICVIVLIIIIVYFST